acacaAACCACTCTCTCCCAGTGAAGCAATGATTTTTAGTCCAAGTTATCATGTGCGTGCTTGAAAGATTTTTTGTCCCGTAATTGcagcaaaatttgaattttgcacCTAAAACGATCGTTAGCAAAAACAATctgtaatttttcttgcaaagaTATGTAAGGTAATTATAATTAGgatgaaaacaaatttgaaaagaaatttaatgagattaatttattaagaatgttttatttctataaaaGTTTAAATCTATCCGCATGCATGCTAAGCAAATATTAAAACTAGcaaatgatataaaatcaaaGTTCTAACATACATGCTAATGACAAAATTAActatatttaaatcaaaacaaaaaattatacttaCTTGTTGAAggactttaaaataataagttttttgttgttgtcaagAATAAATTCATTGCCTTAAAGTTTTATTGATCCTCGCTTGTGTAATTAAGATGTTTGtaatatgtttttcaagattttaatgGTATTTCTAAACATttgaatcaaaaaattataaaactcaaatatctCACAATAAGATGAAACCTATGCTCTAGATTTGAAAGGAAAACtaaagcttaaaattaaaagaaaacactaaaatatttgggggtatttttatcctttcacacggatctttttattgtattttcttgattttggattttttgtgttttttttctttgattttaaccctcgtgttttttttcatgtataatgattttaattttataacctGGATCAcggtttaaaaagttaacagtAATTgactattttatcttatttgttttgtatttttctttctactCTCTGATGCAACCTGTGGTACATCTACAAAGATGTTTTATGGGGTAAGACGTTGGCCTTCGCTTGCTAGGCCTAACAATAcgtggcttgattttttttgtttttattttttttatttttacttttattttttaaataaatcattatttgtGTTTACTTTATCAATTAACTTTTgggtttatgttttaattatattgtgattatttttaaatgacatttaatgtgtttaatttttaaagagacaGATATGATTcatgttattatttaaattaaccgAGTCAATTGAACTCATTAGAGCCAATTacctatatattatatattttttaagtatttattttattcaatatttttatgctaaaacAAATAAACCTTAGCGTTATAGCGAATCGCAGCTAGTATTACCTGTAAACATATCATCTTATCCCATCCTATGTCACATACTCATTAAAAGTTTGACACGTGTATGATACACCGTGGTGCAACCTGTGGTAcaacaaaaaagatattttgtaCCGATTGAGAGGTTAAGGAGCCggtcaatattttatatttcagtcTTTTGTGGCATTACTAATAATGACAGAAACATTGGTCCACACTCTTAGTTTCTTTCATGGCAAAGACTTTTCCCTTAGGTCGATGATGAAGAGTATTTGTAGGGTTCTTGGTTATTCCTTCTTGTCGAGAAGCTTGTGCCTTGTAGCAATCTATCACGGGGTGCTTGTCAAGAAAGACGTACATATTAAAGGGTAGAAGTGGTAAATAAAAGAGATGACAGAAGGAGGATGAAAGCACATGATCTCTCTAGGAATTCTATGTACAATTAATGCTCGATAATCAACTTCTTTTCGCGGTTAAaagattaaagaattaatttttattattaataattttttactctttaaaTAGAGAATGgctttagattaattttttatttatttatactttatttaaattatattaaagaaaacaaatttccagCGCAAAGCATAACAACAcaccttttcatttattttttcttattttgtttctttgatttagtttttaattatacttacttGTTGAAggactttaaaataataagttttttgttgttgtcaagAATAAATTCATTGCCTTAAAGTTTTATTGATCCTCACTTGTATAATTAAGATGTTTGtaatatgtttttcaagattCTAATGGCACTTCtaaacatttgaataaaaaaaatataaaactcaaatatctCACAATAAGATGAAGCCTATGCTctaaatttgaaaggaaaactaaagcttaaaattaaaagaaaacactaaaatatttgggggtgtttttatcttttcacacggatctttttattgtattttcttgattttggattttttgagtttttttttctgtgattttAACCCTCATGCTTTTTTCATGTATAATGATTTCAATCTTATAACCTGGATCAcggtttaaaaagttaacagtaattgattattttatcttattttttttgtatttttttttctacgcaATTATcttattctcattttttttttactttgttaacaaataagatcattgagatgttttgagaattttatgaatatatagTTCTATAATATTGGCAAATGTTCATAATTTGCATTGAatcgttggttttttttttctgtttcattTTTGtcgatattttattttctaatgatattattaaattaaccgagTCAATTGAACTCATTAGAGCTAATtacttatatattatatattttttaaaatatttattttttttcaatatttttatgctaaaaaaaaaaccttagcaTATCATAGCCACTTATTTAGTACTATCTACAAACATATCATCTTATCCCATCCCATGTCACATACTCATTAAAAGCTTGACACCCTCTGATGCAACCTGTGATACATCgtcaaagatattttattgGATAAGACGTTGACCTTTGCTTGCTAGGCCTAACAACACctgacctgattttttttttaatttttagttttcctttttaaataaataattatttgtatttattttatcaattaaatttgggtttatgttttaattatattgtaattatttttaaataatatttgatgtatttaatttttaaagagatagatatgattcatgttatttttttaaattaaccgTTTCAATTGAACTCATTAGAGCAAATtatctatatattatatattttttaagtattaatttttttcaatatttttatgctaaaacAAATAAACCTTAGCGTTAAAGCGAATCGCAGCTAGTATTACCTGTAAACATATCATCTGATCCCATCCCATGTCACATACTCATTTATAGCTTGACACGTGTATGATACACTATGGTGCAACCTGTGCTACAAcgaaaaagatattttataccGATTGAGAGGTTAAGGAGCCggtcaatattttatatttcagtcttttgtggcattaataataatgatagaaACATTGGTCCACACTCTTAGTTTCTTTTATGGCAAAGACTTTTCCCTTAGGTCGATGATGAAGAGTATTtgtatagtattttattttttcttattttgtttctttgatttagtttttaattatatatatttttttaaatctgttagtttaactatttttaaatagtaattaatctTTTGGATgggtttttaaatttcataatatcTCAAAgggattattgtaatttattttaatttttttattaattttatttatagctAGATAAGTTATATTTgcattatatgtttttaatgatgaaaataaaatgtacTTAATAACCATAATAAACCTTCaagatacataaaaaaaaacttatctatAAAAAATGACTGCCAAGTCTATGTTTACTGTCAAGTCCAAGTCTATTGATGCCAgaccaatatttttataataaataaataaataaataaaataacacatcagTTATATTGATTTCCTTTGCAATTGAAGGTTAGGCTGGACTGCCTAAATATGATGAATAAAGGGCTGGATTTGCAAAATTATTTacacattttaatttgttgatttgatACTTCTCAATCTGTGAATCGACACTGCATTAGTAATTAAGAACTTAAAAGGTGAATtgacagaaaagaagaagaagaagaagaagaagaagaacctaatatGTTATTACTGAAAAGAGTAAATTTCTGAACCCAACTCACAACAATTTCCTTCATTATTGCTCATTATTAAGTTATTACTGAAAAGATTAAATTTCAGATCACTCTATTTCTGAGATGGCTGCCAACTCTTGGTGAAGACGTCTCGCTGGCATGCGGCCTGCGCTGGTTCTCTTAGGGACAGAGGAGCTAAAAGGATCAGGAGGCTTTGTTAAGTTTTCTCCTTCCCCTTCAAGCATTTGGACAACAGTTTTCATGGAAGGACGCTCTGCTGGGTTCCACTGAATGCACCATAGCCCCACAATTGCTAGTTTCTTCGCAATTTTAGCATCTTCTTCTCCATCGATATGAAACCGCaggtcttcttccttttctaagAGATTATAAATCCATTCCGGGAAGTATATCTGGTCACCATTTTCTGCTGTATCATCGACGTTCTTCCTTCCTCCAACCATTTCCAGCACTAACATGCCAAAGCTGTAGACATCTGATTTATAGGAAACACTCCCGAAGTTCCTCGAGAACACTTCTGGGGCAATGTAGCCAACAGTCCCCCTTGCAGTCGTCATGGAAATAGCACTTTTATCCTTGGAACACAGCTTTGCCATCCCAAAATCGGCGATTTTGGGATTGAATTCGTTGTCAAGCAGGATATTCTGtggtttgatatcaaaatggaGGATTCTTTGATCACACCCCTGGTGAAGATATTCAATCCCCTTGGCTATGCTTAGAGCAACACGATTCAACCTTTCCCAGCCAAGGAAATGGTTCCTTGAGTCTGCTGAGGTTATGAACTTCTGTAATGAACCATTTGGCAAGTACTCATAAACCAGAGCTCGTCTAAATCCATCAGCACAGAAACCGATCAAGCGAACAACATTGACATGGTGGATCCTTGCCATTGTTCCCACTTCATTGATGAATTCCTCCCCTTTACCTATGGAATTATTGAGGAGCTTCACAGCTACAGCAATTTCATTGGTTAGCTTTCCTTTGAACGCGGTTCCATAAGCTCCTTGGCCCAATTCATCACCGAATTGATTTGTGATCCTCTTGAGATCAGCGTAGGAGTACCTAGTGGGATTCAGTGATCTGTAATCATCCAAAAACATTTCAACCCTGGCTTGATATTCTCTTTGTGTTTTATCGTTGCTATAGGCGCGGTAGAGTGCAGTAATCACTATTGCAAAAAGGAAGAATCCGAAAATCACACCTGCATATCAACATTCTGAGTCAGGAAACTCTGTTTTTTGGGAAGTGATGTATTGAACCACCAAGTGTAAAATTGAGATGGAGATTTGAGAAGACTACTAACCAGTAATCAGTAGCTTTCGCCGCACATCTGTAAGGGATTGAATACTTATTAGCTTCTCCCTTTGATGCAATTGGTAAAATCATGAAAGCAACAAAGACGAAAAgagtttaatttgaaaaaaaggaagaaagatagAAAGGCATACCTTTAGTGTGCTGAAGGTAGCATTCAGTTTCAGAAGATCCACAAGTTAGATTGGACCAAGACATAGTAAGAACATAGTTTTCTGCATGCAACATACTATGTGGAATTCCATAAATGTTGTACATCTTGGTACAAGATAACAAATCAGTGTCACTGATGGTGGTACTTGATTCAACGGCATAAACTTCATGGTTAAAAGCACTCAGACATGGGATTTTATGTGTGAGCCCAGACCTTTTCTCATTAGAAGAACAGTTGAACAAGGTCCCATCATACAGCCAATCGTTCTTAATTTGGAAGTGAGAAGCCCCAAAACTGAGGTTTAAACGTTGCCTTAGAAAGCAACCTTGAGGATCCCTTGCATAAATAAGTCGATGTCTATAGTCAATTCTTTCGACGTGGAGGCTCAATCCAGTTGGCAGCTTAAGCAGTGTGCTGTTGTCCTCCGAGCAGGATAGATCAAAACCACAGTGGTCTGGTTGTTTGTCCATGATGCGGAAAGGAAATCGGATGTTAGGGCCACGGTTTCCACATGATCCTGTGCAGTTCAAGCTTGCTCCATGGCCTGCAAGGAAGACgatgaaaaagaagaataaacacGTAACCATTTCTGATGAATAATTCATCATCTCCACACTCCTCCTAAGATTTTATCTGCATGTGCTGATATAGTTTTGGCCTTTCAGAAAACTCATGGAGTCCTTAGATGGGCGAGTCCTTCACACTAGTACACGCATCCTTGCATCCCTCCCTtcgacactaaaaaaaattaaaaaagagtacTGTCTGGTTCAGGTAATTTTGGGCggtttttatgattaatttgcTCATCCCTAATGATAGTAATAATCTCTCTATTTACATAGTATTCACAATGCATATGGTAACATGTTCGAAACCTAGAATTAGCAGAAAAATAGATTCTatcaagtgaattttaattacaTGGTCGCACTCTTAACGCTTAATGCCAGAAGGGACTAGGGGTTGTGATGGATGCGAGATTCTCAACAAGAAATAACGAAGAAGCGTATAAATCTTCGTCATTGACTCCAGGGTGGCTGAGGGCAAAAGTCTTGCTATGTGAAACTTCGAGTGACAGACCAATGTTTCAATCATTGACTTAAGTGTCAGTACAATTTGTCTACACACTATTTGAGAAGGAAAGTAAAGGGCTCTCTGTCCTGTTGTGTTGCTTGAGATACAAtgaatcaagaaagaaaaagtccATATTTTTGTCAGTACTAGGACGACCAGGTAGGGTTGTTCTCCTTCCCCTTTCATTCCATTATCAGTAGCTTCCACTACGAAATTCAATAGTTTGTGCAAAAATTATGTATACACTGTGTATCACTTCAGCCTTCCCCATGTTTAGAGGAATGAACGTCCTTTTTGCTTGCTACATAGCTTTTCTTTTACAGCTATTAGTCTTCCAAACTTGCCATTCTAGCACCATCACTGCTCATTGTGCTCCTTCTTCATGCGGCAATATCCAAAACATTAGCTACCCTTTCAGACTAAACACTGATCCACAAAGCTGCGGAAACTATAATTATACTCTGATTTGCGAGAACAATATTTCTACAGTATTATATTTGTATTCAGGTAAATACTACGTGCAGGCAATCGACTACGGCAACTTCACAATCCGAGTGGTAGATGCTAGTGTACAAGATAATTGCTCCATCCCTCGTTATTCTTTGGCACCTGATAACTTCAGTGACGGAGATCGATACTCATGGTATAACTACAAGGAGGTGCCGCCAGGAGTGAATGAAGGTTCCGTGTACTATCAGGGGGTCTGGTTAACTACACTATCACAGCCTATGATTTTCATGAGCTGTGAAAATACGGTGAATTCAACTCTCTATGTGGACACGGCTCCCTACAGCCTTAACAATGGATCAGTAAATTGTTCCAACTCTACTCTTGTGACTCGTTCGAATTATGTGACTCTTGGGGGCATGGATGCCTCGGATTTGATGGAACTGTGCACcatagagaaaatatttttgcttCCAAAGAAGAACTACACAGACAAGTCCTTTGAAGAAATACGCAGTGACCTGGCATATGGGTTTGAGCTTTCATGGTACAACATCAACTGTGAAAATTGCACATTGGGTTGCTACATCGACAGCTCAGACCGTCGTCAATGCATTGGTATGTAACACTTTGATTCATAAGACCGTATATAACTTGTGATTTGAGGtggtttcatatatatattttctctggcttccttttcaattttcatttttttttgggtattaGCACAATATACTGGACTGTCCCCTGATGTACAAATTCTGTGCATCCATTACCTGTGGATTCTACTATAGCGGACTGATCATAAGATTCATTCATGTTCATAATGTGGTTTAAGGTAGTTGGACAGATTCATTGGTCTTTTGCAATTTCAGGATTGACACAGTGAAACGTTTGGTTCATCTTAACTTGAACATGGATACACATTAATTAGTTCAAGTCACATTATTAAATTGTGTGCgctcttttctattttcttttgcatttaCTATTGCGTATACCATTAGAACTCGTTTCTTAACCTAAAGCTTCAACAGATAATTTTGACACAGTGAAACGTTTGGTTCATCTTAACTTGACCATGGATACACATTAATTAGTTCAAGtcacattattaattaaattgtgtgTGCTCTTATCTATTTTCTTTCGCATTTACTGTTGCGTATACCATTAGAACTCTTTTTAAACCTAAATTCTCGACAGATTTTGGTGATATCTTCTGGGACACACTACTCGGCAAAGTGATAGGTGCGAATTCTCTTTCTGCATCTCACCTTGTTTGTGTATTCTTAAGTGTTTCTTCAAACGACATATTTGTGAAATAAGGATTGTTGTTTCTTGAATAGTAATTGTAATTTTGTTCACCATTTTCTGCAGATGCCTTCCTCAATATATCCGTTTTATTTGGTAAGAGATTCCATCATTTCTTTAGTTTCGCAACAAATTTCTAGTGGAGACAACAAATAAGATCACAAAACTTGATTGTTTTCTGGAAATTTCCTACACAGCACTACATAATGGGCTAAAAGTTGTTTGTGGGACTCCATGTGTGATTATATTTTTGATCTACAAATGGCGAAGGAGACATTTATCAGTATACGATACAGTTGAACAATTCCTACAGGGTCAGAATAACCTTATGCCAGTAAGGTATTCCTACTCAGATATCAAGAAGATTACTAAAGGTTTCAAGGAGAAATTAGGTGAAGGAGGCTTTGGTACAGTTTACAAAGGAAAGCTTCGCAGTGGGCGTTTTGCAGCAGTAAAATTATTGGGAAAATCGAAAGCTAATGGACAGGATTTCATAAATGAAGTTGCTACTATAGGAAGGATTCACCATACTAATGTGGTGCAGCTAATCGGTTTTTGCGCTGAAGGATCAAAGCGAGCTCTTGTATATGATTTCATGCCTAATGGATCTCTTGATAGACACTTGTTTTCTCGAGAAGGATCAATTTCTTTAAGCTGGCAAAAACTGCATCAGATTTCCCTTGGAGTGGCTCGTGGTATCGACTATCTTCATTTAGGCTGTGACATGCAAATACttcattttgatatcaaacctCACAACATTCTTCTCGATGAAAATTTCACTCCAAAAGTCTCTGACTTCGGGCTCGCTAGGTTGTACCCCACTAATGGCAGCATAACATCTCTTACTGCAGCAAGGGGCACCATAGGATACATGGCTCCTGAATTGTTCTACAAAAACATTGGGCGTGTCTCCTATAAAGCTGATGTTTATAGCTTCGGAATGTTGCTATTGGAAATGGCAGGCAAAAGGAAGAATGTAAACGCATTGGCAGAAAATTCAAGTGAAATCTACTGGCCATATTGGGTTCATGACCAGGTATCTGATGGAAAGGCCATAGAAATCGGAGACGATGCCACGGAGGAAGAACGTAAGATCGTCAAGAAGATGATTATGGTTGGATTGTGGTGTATACAAATGAAACCCATGGAGCGGCCTACAATGAAGAATGTTGTGGAGATGCTTGAAGGAGATTTGGAAAACTTGCAATTGCCTCCTAAGCCTGTCTTCAATCTAGATGTGACGCCACCAAACATTGAAGGAGAGTCATCATCGTTGTCAGGTGATTCTACCGCATCAACCAGTTTGATTGAAAATGCATACTAAGTTATATGATGTGGAATGCTCTGCTTACATGCAGGGAAAATGATAGAATAATGGTGCTTTCGGACTTGGTTGTGATGATTTAGTCTGCAACACATTATGATAATTTGCAATACTTCCTTTTATCTTATTTGTGTTTAGCTAATTTAGAGTTCAAGATGCGGCTTGTTTCTTCGGTGTGGTCTATATAATCATCATACAAAGATGTTCTGTATTGTGTTTAACTATCAGATTTCCACTCTGTTTGGCAATCATAGCAGTTGGCGAGGATGGAACATCCTCCATGATAACTGTTCCATGTTCTACATATTAATTATCCTATATTTTTCTCCAACAGAATAATATTTTGGCTACAAATTAACAAGAGACTATCACAGGGATTATATAAACAAGTTGATGCATGAAAAGACGAGTCTCTATTTATAGGTAGCCACTACAAGTAGCTTCGGAGACCACAAATACAAGTCAAGTCTCTCTAGTAATCCTTCCACTATAAGTAGCTTCGGAGATAGAAAATAGCGATTTATTTGCTATCATAGGGATGATTCTGAACAGAGGGgcttaatttcattttcttccacCAACAATGCCTTCGTGTCAATGTTCAGCCCCATGACAATCGATCTAGCGTCACCATTTGCACATTACCATATCTTGCATAAGCCACGAGGAACCAATCACAACAAAACAGGATTGAAAACCATGACTGTGAAATGCATCTTCTTGTGGGTAAGAGGCAAGGTCTTCAAAAATGCTCAACTGTGTTCAACAACCTTTCAGGATCTGCTTCAATTTTCTTAAGAGAATGGGATCCTCGTTAGCTGCGGGCAATCACCCACTGTAATTTCCTCAAGAGAATTGCATAGAAGACTGTCAGATTTTTTGGAGAAGCAGACTAACTTAGCTTTATTAATTGACTCACGGTCCATATATAGAGATACAGGGGAAGGAGTTAAGAGATGTGTTTTAACTAATCTACTTTTACACAATAGCCTCTCCTAGATTGAAGCCTGAAAACTAGGGAGTCGATATATACGACTGCAACTAGAAGTTTGATACAACTAGTGTTTTATTTCCTTGTAACTTCTAATGGCTCACgctaacactccccctcaagttggtgcaTAAATATCTTTATTGCCTAACTTGTCAAGTGAGTCATGAAAAATTCTACTGGAAACTGCCTTTGTCAATATATCTGCTAGTTGATCTTttgatttgacaaaaacaaaccGGATGATCTTTTCTTCAAGGTTTTGCTTAATAAAATGTTTGTCTATCTCCACGTGTTTTGTTCGATCATGCTGAATAGGATTTTGTGAGATATCGATTGCAGCTTTATTGTCACAAAACAAGTTCATCTCCGTGTTAGGACCGTAGCCTATTTCCATTAGTAACCTTCTAAGCCATAGTAATTCACAAAGCCCTTTTGCCATCCCCCTAAATTCAGCTTCAACACTTGATCGAACCaccacctttttctttttacttctcCATGTAACTAGATTTCCTCCCACAAATGTAAAGTACCCTGACGTGGATTTTCTATCTAGAATACTCCCTGCCCAATCCGCGTTTGTGTATCCTTCAACATCCAAGTGGTTGTTTTTAGAGAACATTAGACCCTTTCCTGGTGAGGATTTCAAGTAATGAAGTATTCGAATCACCGTGTTCATATGTTCTTCGCTTGGATTATGCATAAACTGGCTCACAACGCTTACAGCATAAGCAATAACAGGACGAGTATGCGACAAGTAAATAAGTTTTCCCGCCAGCCTTTGGTATCGTCCTTTATCCGTTGGTACTTGGTCTGTGTGTTCAGTGAGTCTGTGATTTTGAATGATGGGAGTATCTGTTGGTTTGCACTCTAATAACCCCACCTCAGATAGTAGATCTAGCACATATTTTCTTTGGGACAAGAATATACCCTTCTGTGACCTTGCCACCTCTATTCCCAAGAAATATTTAAGTCCACCCAGgttcttcatctcaaattcgGCTGACAATTGCTCTTGTAATTTTGACATTTCTTCATAGTCATCCCCGGTGataatcatatcatctacatagtTGATTAAGGCTGTCACCCTCTTTTGTCGATGCTTCAGGAAGAGGGTGTGGCCTGCATTGCTTTGAACAAACCCATACCTTCTTATGGCTGAGCTAAATCTCCCAAACCATGCTCGAGGAGattgttttaaaccatatagagCTCGCTCCAACTTGCATACAACTCCAGTTCCTGAAGATGATGTAAAGCCTGATGGGATatccatataaacttcttcttcaaGGTCACCATGAAGGAAGGCATTCTTTACATCAAATTGGAGTAGCGGCCAGTCTAGATTTGCTGCAAGGGATAGTAAAACTCTAACAGTATTTAATTTAGCAACTGGTGAGAAAGTCTCAACATAATCTATATCGTATGTCTGTGTGAATCCTTTCGCTACTAGGCTTGCTTTGTACCGGTCAATTGATCCATCTGCCTTGTATTTAATTGAGAACACCCATTTGCAccctactgtttttttttcctttaggtTGCGGTATCAGTttccatgtattatttttttgtagggCTTCCATCTCTTCTTGTATGGCTTGTGCCCATTTAGAGTCGGCCAAGGCATCTGCTATATTATCTGGAGTATGACAAGAGGATAATACCTCTGTGAAACCCTGAATTGGACCAGGTAGGTGCTGGGTGCTGACATAATTGGTGATGGGGAATTTGGATCGCCTTTCTTCGGTATCAGGGGAGTACCTATTTGGTGGCTTTCCTCTGTTGTGTTTGAAAGGTAACACATACTCTACGGGAGTATTCAAGTCAGTAGTATATGGGGGAACAGTGGAAGAGCTTACCTCAAGGTTGTTCTCAGTAGGAGATTCAGGTACTGCAGAGAGAGGGGTTGGTTGACTTTCTTGATTCACAAGCTCTTCATTAAGTTGGTGTTCATGTATTCCTTCAACATCATTTTCAGCCCCCTCAAGTTCTCTTTCGCCAGCTTGTGCTGGACTGTCACCACTGGATGTAGCTGCAGGATTTGTTGAATTATCAGTGGTGCTAACAGTGGCTGGAGTTGTTAAGTACCAACTCAGTTCATTCAATTCTTCCCTTCTACACTCCCCCTGAAGAGCTGAATTGGGGACTGTAGGAGAATAGAAATGTTCAGACTCATTAAAGGTAGCATCCATGGTGATATAGAGTCTCTTGTTAATGGGATCAAAGCATTTGTAGCCCTTCTTAGTTGGTCCATAACCCAGAAACAGACATTTAACAACACGTGGATCAAGTTTGGAGTGTTGGTTTTTATGGATATGAACAAAAACCACACAGCCGAACACACGTGGTGGGAGCATCAACACGGTGGGTAGTGCAACATGAGAGGAAAGCACTTGCAGGGGAGTTTTGAAGTGCAAGACTTTAGAGGGCAATCTGTTGAGTAAGTAAACTGCAACACTTACTGCATCATCCCAGTGGTGAGTTGGGACATTTGTGCCGAGAAGAAGGGCACGAGCTATTTCCAAGCTGTGGCGATTCTTTCGTTCAGCAACATCATTCTGTTGAGGAGTCTGCACACATGAGGTTTCATGGAGGAGACCTTGTTGCTGGAAGAACGCTTTGAATCATTGGTTGACAAACTCCCCTCCATTATCTGACCGAAGCACTTGTATTTTGGCTGAAAATTGATTCTGAATCATGGTGTGAAATGCTTGGAATATTGGGAACACCTCCTCCTTTGTCTTCATCAGGTAAAGCCAAGTCATTCAAGTTGAGTCATCGACAAATATAACAAACCAACAATAACCAGTTACAGTCGTTCGTGGGGAAGGTCCCCAGACATCAGAATGTATAAGAGCAAACAGAATACTGCTTTTATTCAAACTTGCATAGTAAGAACTTATGTGGCTCTTAGCCAGAATACAAGTCTTACAGTTAAAATCAACATCCTTTGATTGTAAAAATAAGTTCGGAAATAGGTGTCTTAGATATCCGA
This DNA window, taken from Populus alba chromosome 17, ASM523922v2, whole genome shotgun sequence, encodes the following:
- the LOC118036831 gene encoding rust resistance kinase Lr10, with translation MMNYSSEMVTCLFFFFIVFLAGHGASLNCTGSCGNRGPNIRFPFRIMDKQPDHCGFDLSCSEDNSTLLKLPTGLSLHVERIDYRHRLIYARDPQGCFLRQRLNLSFGASHFQIKNDWLYDGTLFNCSSNEKRSGLTHKIPCLSAFNHEVYAVESSTTISDTDLLSCTKMYNIYGIPHSMLHAENYVLTMSWSNLTCGSSETECYLQHTKDVRRKLLITGVIFGFFLFAIVITALYRAYSNDKTQREYQARVEMFLDDYRSLNPTRYSYADLKRITNQFGDELGQGAYGTAFKGKLTNEIAVAVKLLNNSIGKGEEFINEVGTMARIHHVNVVRLIGFCADGFRRALVYEYLPNGSLQKFITSADSRNHFLGWERLNRVALSIAKGIEYLHQGCDQRILHFDIKPQNILLDNEFNPKIADFGMAKLCSKDKSAISMTTARGTVGYIAPEVFSRNFGSVSYKSDVYSFGMLVLEMVGGRKNVDDTAENGDQIYFPEWIYNLLEKEEDLRFHIDGEEDAKIAKKLAIVGLWCIQWNPAERPSMKTVVQMLEGEGENLTKPPDPFSSSVPKRTSAGRMPARRLHQELAAISEIE
- the LOC118036827 gene encoding rust resistance kinase Lr10 encodes the protein MYTLCITSAFPMFRGMNVLFACYIAFLLQLLVFQTCHSSTITAHCAPSSCGNIQNISYPFRLNTDPQSCGNYNYTLICENNISTVLYLYSGKYYVQAIDYGNFTIRVVDASVQDNCSIPRYSLAPDNFSDGDRYSWYNYKEVPPGVNEGSVYYQGVWLTTLSQPMIFMSCENTVNSTLYVDTAPYSLNNGSVNCSNSTLVTRSNYVTLGGMDASDLMELCTIEKIFLLPKKNYTDKSFEEIRSDLAYGFELSWYNINCENCTLGCYIDSSDRRQCIDFGDIFWDTLLGKVIDAFLNISVLFALHNGLKVVCGTPCVIIFLIYKWRRRHLSVYDTVEQFLQGQNNLMPVRYSYSDIKKITKGFKEKLGEGGFGTVYKGKLRSGRFAAVKLLGKSKANGQDFINEVATIGRIHHTNVVQLIGFCAEGSKRALVYDFMPNGSLDRHLFSREGSISLSWQKLHQISLGVARGIDYLHLGCDMQILHFDIKPHNILLDENFTPKVSDFGLARLYPTNGSITSLTAARGTIGYMAPELFYKNIGRVSYKADVYSFGMLLLEMAGKRKNVNALAENSSEIYWPYWVHDQVSDGKAIEIGDDATEEERKIVKKMIMVGLWCIQMKPMERPTMKNVVEMLEGDLENLQLPPKPVFNLDVTPPNIEGESSSLSGDSTASTSLIENAY